In Dysidea avara chromosome 6, odDysAvar1.4, whole genome shotgun sequence, the genomic stretch TAGAGGCTGATTTGTTTATCTGTGATGTCAATGACTGCCTTGCCACTAGTAGCTTCAATATTGCCAAGATCACCAACATGTCTGGAAATAAGTGACCATTATAATTCTACTATCAATCCGTCCGTGAGAGTACACCAACAATTTTAAAGACTCTCTCGTACCTTTCTGCATCATCAGGTCCTCCATGTTCTTTGTTGAAGGGGTTGAAATGTGATCCGGCGCTGGTGCATCCGTCGGTAAAATCGCCGTACTGATGAATGTGAAAACCGTGCTTTCCATCCGTCAGATCCCCAGTCACTTCCCCTGTAACAGTCACTGCTGCATCTTCTGATTGCTGCAAAGAAAGTCAGAGCATTAGGTTTTGTAAGTGTCTCTGCGTTACCTGCGTGAAAGTAATGGTTCCTTCAACGGAACCTTCTAATTTCGCGACTGCTTGCATCTCGGCGCTTTAACACAAACTTCCTCAGCGTTCTTCCAACTCAATACTCCGGAAATTACATACCCACCAACACCGTATATCATGTGCATTCCATAATTACAATACCAAAAATACAGACACGCAAAAATGACTttcgtaataattattatggaatttaaaaTATCTGGATTCTGAAGTTACTATAGTCACAAATATACAGTCTTTCTTCAGAGTCAAGCGCTATGCCATGAGGACGACTAAGCTGATCACTGGCAGATCCTTTCGAGCCAAAACAATGGACACAGTTTCCATCTTTATCAAAAACTGATACACGATTGTTCCAAGTGTCAGCAACAAAAATGAACAAATTGACATCAGTGGCGAGACTACATGGACTATTTAACTTCCCAACACCATTGCCTCCACTGCTAAACTTTTGTAAGCAACTTCCATCCAATGTGAATGTGTAAACGCAATTCTGACTGCAGTCAAGGACAAGCAAGTGATGGAGACAGTTTACTGCAACATCACAAGGATCAGTTAGTTCTTTGGACCCAACTGTGAAACAAAATTGACCAGTACTATCAAATACAGAGACACATCCTTTGTCACTTTTTTCAGCAACGTAAACtttgttattgtgtgttgtCACTCCGGTAGGGAAATTCATTTTGTAAAATCCAAAAAGTTTGTGACCATTAAATTGCAGTAGATATTCGCCACTGTTGTTGAACTTTTGTATTCTGTGGTTACAATagtcagctacatacaaattatTTGACTGGTCACAACTAATACCACGAGGAGACTGAAACTGACCCTTGCTACCGCCTTTGCCACCGTACTTTCTAATCAGTTGATCCTGGCCataaaacacatacacacaatggtTGGAATTGTCTGTTACTGCCCACGTCCCATCATAACAAAAAGTAATACCCCAAAGACTTCCAAACTTGGCTTTACAGTCATCACCAATAGTTTTGCTGGCTTTGTTTAATGCATGGTAATTCCTATACACCGTAAAAGTGTGAGCAC encodes the following:
- the LOC136259042 gene encoding superoxide dismutase [Cu-Zn]-like codes for the protein MQAVAKLEGSVEGTITFTQQSEDAAVTVTGEVTGDLTDGKHGFHIHQYGDFTDGCTSAGSHFNPFNKEHGGPDDAERHVGDLGNIEATSGKAVIDITDKQISLYSGEKCIIGRSVVVHADQDDLGKGGYPDSKTTGHAGARLSCGVIGYANPD